From the Flavobacterium galactosidilyticum genome, one window contains:
- the aspS gene encoding aspartate--tRNA ligase translates to MYRSHNCGELNASHINTEVTLAGWVQKSRDKGFMNWVDLRDRYGITQLIFDEGRSETSVFELAKTLGREFVIQVKGTVIEREAKNKNMATGEIEILVTELTILNASLTPPFTIEDETDGGEDIRMKYRYLDIRRNPVKNSLMFRHKVAMEVRKYLSDLDFCEVETPYLIKSTPEGARDFVVPSRMNVGQFYALPQSPQTFKQLLMVGGMDKYFQIVKCFRDEDLRADRQPEFTQIDCEMAFVEQEDILNIFEGLTRHLLKEIKGIEVDKFPRITYEHAMKTYGNDKPDIRFGMEFGELNEFAQHKEFPVFNAAELVVGIAVPGAGSYTRKEIDALIDWVKRPQVGASGMVYAKCNEDGTYKSSVDKFYDQEDLNNWAKITGAKPGDMIFVLSGPADKTRAQLSALRMEVATRLGLRNPAVFAPLWVVDFPLLEFDEESGRYHAMHHPFTSPKPEDMHLLETNPGKVRANAYDMVLNGNEIGGGSIRIHDKATQQLMFKYLGFTEEDAKAQFGFLMDAFQFGAPPHGGLAFGLDRLVAILGGQETIRDFIAFPKNNSGRDVMIDAPAAIDETQLRELNIMLSGK, encoded by the coding sequence ATGTATAGAAGTCATAACTGTGGCGAATTGAATGCCTCGCACATTAATACTGAAGTAACACTTGCGGGATGGGTACAAAAATCGCGCGATAAAGGATTTATGAATTGGGTTGATTTACGCGACCGTTACGGAATTACACAATTAATTTTTGACGAAGGACGTTCTGAAACATCGGTTTTTGAGTTGGCTAAAACACTTGGTCGTGAATTTGTAATTCAAGTAAAAGGTACTGTTATTGAGCGTGAAGCCAAAAATAAAAATATGGCGACTGGTGAAATCGAGATTTTAGTGACAGAACTTACTATTCTAAATGCTTCGCTTACGCCTCCTTTTACAATAGAAGATGAAACCGATGGTGGAGAAGATATCCGAATGAAATACCGATACCTTGACATTCGAAGAAATCCGGTGAAAAATAGTTTGATGTTTCGTCATAAAGTAGCCATGGAAGTTCGAAAATATCTTTCGGATTTAGATTTTTGTGAAGTAGAAACACCTTATTTAATCAAATCAACACCGGAAGGTGCGAGAGATTTTGTTGTTCCTTCTCGAATGAATGTAGGTCAGTTTTATGCTTTGCCACAATCACCACAAACTTTCAAACAATTATTGATGGTGGGTGGAATGGATAAATATTTCCAAATCGTGAAATGTTTCCGTGATGAAGATTTGCGTGCGGACAGACAGCCAGAATTCACGCAAATTGATTGCGAAATGGCTTTTGTGGAACAAGAAGATATATTAAATATTTTTGAAGGTTTGACAAGACATTTACTAAAAGAAATAAAAGGTATCGAAGTAGATAAATTCCCAAGAATCACCTACGAACACGCCATGAAAACGTATGGAAATGATAAGCCAGACATTCGTTTCGGAATGGAGTTTGGTGAGTTGAACGAATTTGCACAACATAAAGAGTTTCCCGTATTTAATGCTGCTGAATTAGTAGTTGGAATTGCTGTTCCAGGTGCAGGTTCTTATACACGCAAAGAGATTGATGCCTTAATTGACTGGGTTAAACGTCCGCAAGTAGGTGCTTCAGGTATGGTTTATGCAAAGTGCAACGAAGATGGAACCTATAAATCATCTGTAGATAAATTCTACGATCAAGAGGATTTAAATAATTGGGCAAAAATTACTGGTGCTAAACCTGGCGATATGATTTTTGTTCTTTCTGGGCCAGCTGATAAAACTCGTGCGCAACTTTCAGCACTTCGTATGGAAGTGGCTACGCGATTAGGTTTAAGAAATCCAGCGGTTTTCGCTCCTTTATGGGTAGTTGATTTTCCTTTATTAGAGTTTGATGAAGAAAGTGGTCGTTATCACGCGATGCATCATCCATTCACTTCTCCAAAACCAGAAGACATGCACTTATTAGAAACAAACCCAGGAAAAGTTCGTGCTAATGCGTATGATATGGTTTTAAACGGAAACGAAATAGGTGGTGGTTCTATACGTATTCATGATAAAGCGACACAACAATTGATGTTTAAATATTTAGGTTTTACTGAAGAGGATGCTAAAGCGCAATTTGGATTCTTGATGGATGCGTTCCAGTTTGGTGCACCACCTCACGGCGGTTTAGCTTTTGGATTGGATAGATTAGTTGCGATTCTTGGTGGACAAGAAACTATACGAGATTTTATCGCTTTTCCCAAAAATAATTCAGGGAGAGATGTCATGATTGATGCTCCGGCTGCGATAGATGAAACGCAATTGAGAGAGCTAAATATAATGTTAAGCGGGAAGTAA
- a CDS encoding toxin-antitoxin system YwqK family antitoxin, which produces MKKYIILTALLFSGIAFAQENNPKLEAVGELVKTTYYFESGKIQQEGFFKNGKLEGVWTSYDTNGNKQSVATYKEGEKTGKWFFWNGNNLSEVDYSNSRIASVKTWKQDALVNN; this is translated from the coding sequence ATGAAAAAATATATAATATTAACCGCATTACTATTTTCAGGAATAGCATTCGCTCAAGAAAATAATCCAAAACTAGAAGCTGTAGGTGAATTAGTTAAAACAACCTACTACTTTGAAAGCGGAAAAATACAGCAAGAAGGTTTCTTTAAAAACGGAAAACTGGAAGGAGTTTGGACTTCATACGATACAAATGGTAACAAACAATCTGTTGCTACTTATAAAGAGGGAGAAAAAACTGGAAAATGGTTTTTCTGGAATGGTAATAACCTAAGTGAGGTAGATTATTCTAATAGCAGAATCGCTTCTGTTAAAACATGGAAACAAGACGCTTTAGTTAACAACTAA
- a CDS encoding sodium/sugar symporter, translated as MTTEFGFIDYLVFAAYAVLILGVGLWVSREKDGQQKNAEDYFLASKSLPWWAIGSSLIAANISAEQFIGMSGSGFALGLAIASYEWMAAFTLIIVGKYFLPIFIEKGIYTIPEFVEKRFSTNLKTILAVFWIALYVFVNLTTVLYLGGLAIETILGIDMVYAIIGLALFSAAYSLYGGLSAVAWTDVIQVIFLVLGGLVTTYLALNTVSDGAGMWEGMKTVYNAAPDRFVMILDKSNPEYMNLPGIGVLVGGLWVANIYYWGFNQYIIQRTLAAKSLREAQKGILLAAFLKLLIPFIVVVPGIAAYVMVNDPAIMARLGASAMENLPGLGTADRAYPWLLHFLPAGLKGLAFAALAAAIVSSLASMLNSTSTIFTMDIYKQYINKNADDKTTVNMGRISGGVALLIAVIMAPLLGGIDQAFQFIQEYTGVVSPGILAVFILGLFWKKTTNKAAIWGAILSIPIAMFFKVGPKSWAVGSGMESMFPTLPWMDQMGYTALLTMLLIIAVSLLQNKGENDAKGIPLNKELFKTSPLFNICSFSILILLVVVYALFWK; from the coding sequence ATGACAACAGAATTTGGATTTATTGATTATTTAGTTTTTGCTGCTTATGCAGTACTTATTTTAGGTGTTGGATTATGGGTTTCTCGTGAAAAAGACGGTCAGCAAAAAAATGCTGAGGATTATTTTCTTGCTAGTAAATCGCTACCATGGTGGGCTATTGGTTCGTCACTGATTGCTGCTAATATTTCCGCAGAACAATTCATTGGAATGTCTGGGTCTGGTTTTGCACTAGGATTGGCCATTGCTTCTTATGAGTGGATGGCTGCTTTTACATTAATTATTGTAGGGAAATATTTTTTACCCATTTTTATCGAAAAAGGAATTTATACGATTCCAGAATTTGTAGAAAAACGATTTTCAACAAATCTAAAAACGATTCTAGCGGTTTTCTGGATTGCTTTGTATGTGTTTGTTAATCTTACGACAGTATTGTATTTAGGTGGTTTAGCGATTGAGACCATTTTAGGTATTGATATGGTTTACGCTATCATAGGTTTAGCGCTATTTTCAGCAGCTTATTCCTTATACGGTGGTCTTTCAGCTGTTGCTTGGACTGATGTTATTCAAGTAATATTCCTTGTATTAGGTGGATTGGTTACAACCTATTTAGCTTTAAATACGGTTTCAGATGGTGCTGGAATGTGGGAAGGGATGAAAACAGTTTACAATGCGGCACCGGATCGTTTTGTAATGATATTAGATAAGTCTAATCCTGAGTACATGAACTTACCAGGTATAGGGGTTTTAGTAGGTGGTCTTTGGGTTGCTAACATCTATTACTGGGGTTTCAACCAATATATTATTCAAAGAACATTAGCGGCTAAATCGCTACGTGAAGCTCAAAAAGGTATTTTATTAGCAGCATTTTTAAAATTACTTATTCCGTTCATTGTTGTTGTTCCTGGAATCGCAGCTTATGTAATGGTAAATGATCCAGCAATTATGGCTCGTTTAGGGGCGTCAGCTATGGAAAACTTACCTGGATTAGGAACTGCAGACAGAGCTTATCCTTGGTTGTTGCATTTCTTACCAGCAGGTTTAAAAGGTTTAGCGTTTGCTGCATTAGCTGCAGCCATTGTATCTTCTCTAGCATCGATGTTAAACTCTACTTCCACCATTTTTACAATGGATATATACAAGCAGTATATTAATAAAAACGCAGATGATAAAACAACTGTGAATATGGGACGTATTTCAGGAGGTGTTGCGTTATTAATTGCAGTAATTATGGCTCCACTTTTAGGTGGAATTGATCAAGCATTTCAATTTATACAAGAATATACAGGAGTAGTTAGTCCTGGAATTTTAGCGGTATTCATCTTAGGATTGTTTTGGAAAAAAACGACAAACAAGGCTGCAATTTGGGGAGCAATACTTTCAATTCCTATTGCAATGTTCTTTAAAGTAGGTCCAAAATCTTGGGCTGTAGGAAGTGGTATGGAATCTATGTTCCCAACATTGCCGTGGATGGACCAGATGGGTTATACTGCATTATTAACAATGTTATTAATTATTGCCGTTAGTTTGCTCCAAAATAAAGGAGAAAATGACGCAAAAGGGATTCCGTTGAATAAAGAGTTGTTTAAAACAAGTCCTCTATTTAATATCTGTTCATTTTCAATATTGATATTATTAGTGGTAGTTTACGCACTATTCTGGAAATAA
- a CDS encoding UDP-glucose--hexose-1-phosphate uridylyltransferase gives MKKFDINEDPHRRYNPLINEWVLVSPHRSKRPWQGQNETVSSDALPEYDSTCYLCAGNVRANGEINPAYEKSFVFENDFAALKQEEIAFEGNENETFFKTQPERGISRVVCFSPKHNLTLPEMPIEGIEDIIHTWQKEYTTLGAVDYINHVQIFENKGSVMGCSNPHPHGQIWAQSSLPTEVEKTQNNQKAYYDKHRSSLLQDYLKEELKLNERIVIENDHFVALVPFWAIWPFETMIISKRHFGKITDFTATESTAYATILKQLTTKYDNLFQTSFPYSSGIHQAPTDGELHPEWQFHMHFYPPLLRSATVKKFMVGYEMLGESQRDITPEKSAETLRNLSDVHYKSEI, from the coding sequence ATGAAAAAATTTGACATTAACGAAGATCCACACAGACGTTATAACCCGTTAATTAACGAATGGGTTTTAGTTTCTCCACACCGTTCTAAAAGACCTTGGCAAGGGCAAAATGAAACAGTATCTTCAGATGCATTACCAGAATATGATTCTACTTGTTATTTGTGCGCAGGAAATGTTAGAGCAAATGGAGAGATTAATCCAGCTTATGAAAAATCTTTTGTTTTTGAAAATGATTTTGCCGCTTTAAAGCAAGAAGAGATTGCATTTGAAGGGAATGAAAATGAAACTTTTTTCAAAACACAGCCTGAAAGAGGAATTTCAAGAGTAGTTTGTTTTTCTCCAAAACACAATTTGACTTTGCCTGAAATGCCGATTGAAGGAATTGAAGATATTATTCATACTTGGCAAAAAGAATATACCACTTTAGGTGCAGTTGATTATATTAATCACGTTCAGATTTTTGAAAATAAAGGAAGTGTAATGGGATGTAGTAATCCACATCCACACGGACAAATTTGGGCGCAATCATCGTTACCCACTGAAGTTGAAAAAACGCAAAATAACCAGAAAGCGTATTATGATAAACACAGAAGTTCTCTTTTGCAAGATTATTTGAAAGAAGAGCTGAAATTAAATGAGCGTATCGTAATTGAAAATGATCATTTTGTAGCATTAGTTCCTTTTTGGGCAATTTGGCCATTTGAAACGATGATAATCAGTAAGCGCCATTTTGGAAAAATAACTGATTTTACCGCAACTGAAAGTACTGCTTACGCGACGATTTTAAAACAATTGACAACTAAATACGATAATCTTTTTCAAACGTCATTTCCTTATTCATCAGGAATTCATCAAGCACCAACTGATGGAGAATTACATCCAGAATGGCAATTTCACATGCATTTTTATCCACCATTATTGCGTTCAGCAACTGTGAAAAAATTTATGGTTGGTTATGAAATGCTAGGAGAATCACAAAGAGATATCACACCTGAAAAAAGTGCTGAAACTTTGAGAAACCTTTCAGATGTTCATTATAAAAGTGAAATCTAA
- the galK gene encoding galactokinase, producing the protein MNDILINNTVTFFKETFGAEPQKIVLSPGRINIIGEHIDYNDGYVLPAAIDKIICFAFEKSKAKTSRVIAIDLNDEFEINLNDPIELSDNVWTNYVRGVILQLQNKGFKFEGFNCVFSSTIPVGSGLSSSAALECGFLFGVKELYNLDIKPVDVALMGQSAEHWVGINCGIMDQFSSVMGLENKVIKIDCRTLEYEYHNADFNEYSLILFDSNVKHSLMTSAYNQRREQCEEGIAILKSNFPEVKSFRDCTEEQVQSVKDKMSEDVFKRSLFVVKEIKRVIQACQALDNGDIQTLGKLMYETHEGLSKDYEVSCPELDMIVDTLKTEEAVVGSRLMGGGFGGCTINLIKKGHEERIKAKLSGLYLDAFGIELKIYDVKIGNGTSLYINN; encoded by the coding sequence ATGAATGACATTTTAATTAATAATACGGTAACCTTTTTTAAAGAGACTTTTGGTGCCGAACCACAAAAAATAGTGCTTTCTCCGGGAAGAATAAATATTATTGGAGAACATATTGATTACAACGATGGATACGTTTTACCCGCAGCTATTGACAAAATTATTTGTTTTGCTTTCGAAAAAAGCAAAGCTAAAACATCAAGAGTAATTGCAATAGATCTTAATGATGAGTTCGAAATTAATCTTAATGATCCAATTGAATTATCAGATAATGTTTGGACTAATTATGTAAGAGGTGTTATTCTGCAATTGCAAAATAAAGGGTTCAAGTTTGAAGGGTTCAATTGTGTTTTTAGCAGTACTATCCCAGTTGGTTCTGGTTTATCTTCATCAGCAGCTTTAGAATGTGGATTTTTATTTGGTGTAAAAGAACTTTACAATTTGGATATAAAACCAGTTGATGTTGCTTTAATGGGGCAAAGTGCGGAGCATTGGGTGGGAATTAATTGTGGGATTATGGATCAGTTTTCGAGTGTCATGGGACTTGAAAATAAAGTGATAAAAATAGACTGTCGCACATTAGAATATGAATATCACAATGCTGATTTTAATGAGTATTCATTAATTCTATTCGATTCAAATGTAAAGCATTCTTTAATGACGTCGGCTTACAATCAACGTCGTGAACAATGTGAAGAAGGAATTGCTATTTTGAAATCTAATTTTCCAGAAGTAAAAAGTTTTAGAGATTGTACTGAAGAACAAGTACAAAGTGTAAAAGACAAAATGTCTGAGGATGTTTTCAAAAGAAGTCTTTTTGTAGTCAAAGAAATTAAGCGTGTAATTCAAGCGTGTCAAGCTTTAGATAATGGTGATATTCAAACTTTAGGGAAATTAATGTATGAAACACATGAAGGATTATCTAAAGATTATGAAGTAAGTTGCCCAGAATTAGATATGATTGTGGATACACTTAAAACTGAAGAAGCAGTTGTAGGTTCGCGACTAATGGGTGGAGGCTTTGGAGGTTGCACAATTAACTTGATAAAAAAAGGACACGAAGAGCGCATAAAAGCGAAACTTTCGGGACTTTATTTAGATGCTTTTGGAATCGAATTAAAAATTTATGATGTAAAAATTGGAAACGGTACATCACTTTATATAAATAATTAG
- a CDS encoding glycoside hydrolase family 2 TIM barrel-domain containing protein, with the protein MKLISNNIFFLLLIIFTFSFTKVEAQSRTKVNFGFDWEFKREEKNISNWEKITIPHTAKIEPLVVNNQFQGTSWYQKKFKVPNSKDKKVSLYFEGVMQEADVWINDQKVANHKGGYLPFSVDITPFLNSQKENVIKVKVNNEDNPEILPGKPLKGLDFNYYGGIYRNVYLVTTNKLYVTNANQANKVAGGGVFVNFNSITKTSASGTIQVDLKNEFAVSKKFILNFTLKDKQGNKTVFKSGQLSLNPNEGRAFVQNISLPNPKLWSISSPNLYNLEIQVHVNNKLIDIYSERIGVRKSEIKEDGYYLNDEKLYIAGTNEHQEYPYLGYAISDEAQYRDAVKIKNAGFDLVRMSHYPHAEAFLNACDELGLLVMNSLTGWQFFGNETFQKNAIQDIRDMARRDRNHPSIIFWEASLNETEMSEKFMKQATKALKEELPFEHYYSASWLDNANYDLFIPARQHAKAPDYWTKYKNGNRKVFIAEYGDWEYYAQNAGFNQTAFSNLKEFERSSRQLRGDGEKRLLQQAYNYQESANSNKKGEQTIGDANWLMFDYNRGYSDDLESSGISDIFRIPKFAYYFYQSQRSANVILDSKLASGPMVHIANYWTSTSPLDVTVYSNCDEVALYLNDVLVGKQKPTVNQNSDELNHPPFIFKIDKFMTGTLRAEGFIKGQKVVSSIVKTPEKATRVELSYDVSSKAINPNNPDMVFVYAKITDANGTIIPDANNEVTFTLSEGNGEFIGENPVKGEAGIATIILKTSNLKIPIKITASSKQLQSGALKISK; encoded by the coding sequence ATGAAGCTGATTTCAAATAATATTTTTTTTCTATTACTAATTATCTTTACTTTTTCTTTTACTAAAGTAGAAGCTCAATCTAGAACTAAAGTAAATTTTGGTTTTGATTGGGAGTTTAAGCGTGAAGAAAAAAATATTTCTAATTGGGAAAAAATTACGATTCCGCATACCGCTAAAATTGAACCTTTGGTGGTGAACAATCAGTTTCAAGGAACTTCATGGTATCAGAAGAAATTTAAAGTTCCAAATTCAAAAGACAAGAAAGTTTCGCTGTATTTTGAAGGTGTGATGCAAGAAGCGGATGTTTGGATAAACGACCAGAAAGTCGCGAATCACAAAGGAGGCTATTTGCCTTTTTCTGTTGATATTACTCCTTTTTTAAATTCTCAAAAAGAGAACGTTATTAAAGTAAAAGTAAATAATGAAGACAATCCTGAAATTCTACCAGGAAAACCACTTAAAGGGTTGGATTTTAATTACTACGGAGGGATTTATCGCAATGTTTATTTAGTTACTACCAATAAATTATACGTTACAAATGCGAATCAAGCCAATAAAGTGGCTGGTGGAGGTGTTTTTGTAAATTTTAATTCTATTACTAAAACCAGTGCTTCAGGCACGATTCAAGTTGATTTGAAAAACGAATTTGCAGTCAGTAAAAAATTCATTTTAAATTTCACACTAAAGGACAAGCAAGGAAATAAAACCGTTTTTAAATCGGGTCAACTTTCTTTGAATCCCAACGAAGGAAGGGCATTTGTACAAAATATCAGTTTGCCGAATCCAAAATTATGGTCTATTTCAAGTCCTAATTTATACAATTTAGAAATTCAAGTCCATGTCAATAACAAGTTGATTGATATTTATTCAGAAAGAATAGGAGTTCGAAAATCTGAAATTAAAGAAGATGGTTATTATTTGAATGATGAAAAACTATATATCGCAGGAACAAACGAGCACCAAGAATATCCTTATTTAGGTTATGCAATTTCTGATGAAGCGCAGTATCGAGATGCAGTAAAAATCAAAAATGCTGGTTTTGATTTGGTTCGTATGTCACATTACCCGCATGCGGAAGCATTTTTGAATGCTTGCGATGAACTAGGACTTTTAGTAATGAATAGTTTGACGGGTTGGCAGTTTTTTGGTAATGAAACATTCCAGAAAAATGCGATTCAGGATATTCGTGATATGGCTCGAAGAGATAGAAATCATCCGAGTATTATTTTTTGGGAAGCTTCATTGAATGAAACGGAGATGAGCGAAAAGTTCATGAAACAAGCTACTAAAGCCTTGAAAGAAGAATTGCCTTTTGAACATTATTATTCGGCAAGTTGGTTAGATAATGCTAATTATGATTTATTTATTCCAGCGCGTCAACATGCTAAAGCACCTGATTATTGGACAAAATATAAAAATGGGAATCGTAAAGTTTTCATAGCTGAATATGGAGATTGGGAATATTATGCGCAAAATGCAGGTTTTAATCAAACTGCTTTTTCGAATTTGAAAGAATTTGAAAGAAGTTCGCGTCAACTGCGAGGCGATGGTGAAAAAAGATTGTTGCAACAAGCTTATAATTACCAAGAATCAGCTAATTCTAATAAAAAAGGAGAGCAGACTATTGGTGATGCAAATTGGTTGATGTTTGATTACAATCGTGGGTACAGCGATGATTTAGAAAGTTCAGGAATCAGCGATATTTTTAGAATTCCAAAATTTGCGTATTACTTTTATCAAAGTCAGCGTAGTGCAAATGTAATTTTAGATTCTAAATTAGCTTCAGGACCAATGGTGCATATTGCTAATTATTGGACGTCAACTTCACCTTTGGATGTGACTGTTTATAGTAATTGTGATGAAGTAGCATTGTACTTGAACGATGTTTTGGTTGGCAAACAAAAGCCAACGGTAAATCAAAATAGTGATGAATTGAATCATCCACCTTTTATCTTTAAAATAGATAAATTTATGACGGGAACATTGCGTGCCGAAGGATTTATTAAGGGACAAAAAGTAGTTTCGTCTATTGTTAAAACTCCAGAAAAAGCGACGAGAGTTGAATTAAGTTATGATGTTTCTTCGAAAGCAATAAATCCAAATAATCCCGATATGGTTTTTGTTTATGCTAAAATTACGGATGCCAATGGAACGATCATTCCAGATGCAAACAATGAAGTGACTTTTACTTTAAGCGAAGGTAATGGGGAGTTTATAGGTGAAAATCCAGTAAAAGGGGAAGCGGGAATTGCAACTATAATTCTAAAAACATCCAATTTAAAAATACCAATAAAAATAACGGCAAGTTCCAAGCAATTACAAAGTGGAGCGCTCAAAATTTCTAAATAA
- a CDS encoding aldose epimerase family protein, producing MSNSIIELFGLEADNEVINSCELTNGNGMQLKVITYGATVTSLKIPLKSGELLDVVLGFDTLDAYIKSFDLESAPYFGCTVGRYAGRISDGTFNLNGNSFHLNKNDNDHHALHGGSVGFSKKIWKIKSKNEGLNPSVTLSYCSPDMEENYPGELSVELTYSLSEEDELIIEYKANTSKDTVVNLTHHSYFNLDGHVSNVLEQELIINAGKKLETTDEMIPTGRFLNTANSCFDFSRAEKCPSKIDATFVLDPDSKLAASLFNKRNNLKMEVYTDQPAVHIYVGGNCFNAIKGKENADYHTTSGICFETQNFPDAPNHDNFPNSILRKEDTFNHKTIYKFESF from the coding sequence ATGTCTAATAGTATAATTGAATTATTTGGTTTAGAAGCTGACAATGAGGTTATCAATTCTTGCGAATTGACTAATGGAAATGGCATGCAACTAAAAGTTATTACCTATGGAGCAACAGTGACTTCATTAAAAATACCTTTAAAAAGTGGAGAACTTCTTGATGTCGTTTTAGGATTTGATACGCTAGATGCGTACATTAAATCCTTTGATCTAGAGAGCGCTCCTTATTTTGGATGTACTGTGGGGCGATATGCAGGAAGAATCAGTGATGGTACTTTTAACTTGAATGGAAATTCTTTTCATTTGAACAAAAATGATAATGACCACCATGCGTTACATGGCGGAAGTGTAGGTTTCAGTAAAAAGATTTGGAAAATTAAAAGTAAAAATGAGGGTTTAAATCCGTCAGTTACTTTGTCCTATTGTAGCCCGGATATGGAAGAAAATTATCCAGGAGAATTATCCGTAGAACTTACCTACTCCTTATCTGAAGAAGACGAATTAATTATTGAGTATAAAGCGAATACCAGCAAAGATACTGTTGTCAATTTGACACATCATAGTTATTTTAATCTTGATGGACATGTGTCAAATGTTTTAGAACAAGAGTTAATCATCAATGCTGGAAAAAAGCTAGAGACAACTGATGAAATGATACCAACAGGACGTTTTTTAAATACTGCTAATTCTTGCTTTGACTTTAGTCGGGCAGAAAAATGTCCTTCAAAAATTGATGCTACTTTTGTTTTAGATCCCGATAGTAAGTTGGCAGCTTCCCTTTTTAATAAGCGAAATAACTTGAAAATGGAAGTCTATACAGATCAACCAGCAGTTCATATTTATGTCGGTGGCAACTGTTTTAATGCTATAAAAGGAAAAGAAAATGCGGATTATCACACTACGAGTGGTATTTGTTTTGAAACACAAAATTTTCCTGACGCACCTAATCATGATAATTTCCCCAATTCAATTTTGAGAAAAGAAGACACTTTTAATCATAAAACAATTTATAAGTTTGAATCTTTTTAA
- a CDS encoding GntR family transcriptional regulator, with amino-acid sequence MKIISIQNNLGVPKYKQIIHSIEKTIEKGLLKKDERLPSINKVCLEFSLSRDTVLQAYEELKKRGIIYAILGKGYYIKSTETTIKQKIFLLFDELNIFKEDIYNSFLKNIEKNAQVDIFFHNFNPTIFKKLVNDSNGSYTKYIIMPTNLVEAAPIIKTLPVDEVYILDQTNSELTAYPAIYQNHRKDIYDALIKGKSKLKKYQKLILIFPGSKEPLEMKIGFENFCRENDFDFEIITEFENREINKGEVYIIPNDRDLVSVIEKSKTQNLKLGGDYGIISYNDTPLKKVVENGITTISTDFDAMGKILAQMILSEQRDQIENKCALIVRNSL; translated from the coding sequence ATGAAAATTATTTCCATTCAAAATAATCTTGGCGTTCCAAAATACAAGCAAATAATTCATTCTATTGAAAAAACAATAGAGAAGGGCCTTTTGAAAAAAGATGAAAGATTACCATCTATAAATAAAGTATGCCTAGAGTTTTCTTTATCGCGCGATACGGTTTTACAAGCCTATGAAGAATTAAAAAAAAGGGGGATAATTTATGCCATTCTTGGTAAAGGATATTATATAAAAAGTACTGAAACCACTATAAAACAGAAGATTTTTTTACTTTTTGACGAATTGAATATCTTTAAAGAGGACATCTATAATTCGTTTCTAAAAAATATTGAGAAAAATGCTCAGGTAGATATCTTCTTCCACAATTTTAACCCTACAATTTTCAAAAAATTAGTTAATGACAGTAACGGCAGCTACACTAAATACATTATTATGCCAACGAATTTAGTTGAAGCAGCGCCCATCATAAAAACCCTACCAGTTGACGAGGTTTACATATTAGATCAAACAAATTCAGAACTGACAGCTTACCCTGCCATTTATCAAAATCACCGAAAAGATATTTACGACGCCTTGATCAAAGGAAAGTCAAAATTAAAAAAATACCAAAAACTGATTTTGATTTTCCCGGGATCTAAGGAACCATTAGAAATGAAAATAGGTTTCGAGAATTTCTGTAGAGAGAATGATTTTGATTTTGAGATTATTACAGAGTTTGAAAACCGAGAAATAAATAAAGGCGAAGTTTACATTATCCCAAATGACAGGGATTTAGTAAGTGTGATTGAAAAATCTAAAACACAAAACCTCAAATTAGGTGGTGATTATGGTATCATTTCCTACAATGACACGCCACTTAAAAAAGTCGTAGAGAACGGAATCACCACTATTTCAACAGATTTTGACGCTATGGGAAAAATATTAGCACAAATGATTTTAAGCGAGCAAAGAGATCAAATTGAGAATAAGTGCGCTTTGATAGTTAGAAATTCTTTGTAG